Proteins encoded in a region of the Podarcis muralis chromosome 6, rPodMur119.hap1.1, whole genome shotgun sequence genome:
- the KCNJ13 gene encoding inward rectifier potassium channel 13, with protein MRTEVIEGNNTKPSAPLLAQRYPRMVTKDGHSTLQMDGAHGKGLAYLKDAWGILMDMRWRWMMLVFSASFVLHWLVFAVLWYLLAEMNGDLEIDHDSPPENHTICVKYITSFTAAFSFSLETQLTIGYGTMFPSGDCPSAIALLAIQMVLGLMLEAFITGAFVAKIARPKNRALSIRFTYSAVVTHKEGKPYLMFQVANTRPSPLTSVRISAVLYEEQENGQLHQTSVDFHLDSITSEECPFFIFPLTYYHPITPSSPLAILLQREAHQHFELVVFLSATQEGTGETCQRRTSYLPSEIILHHHFASMLVRGAKGEYQIKMENFDKTIPELPVADSKSSKRTDMEIRINGQHIDSFQICETHLTE; from the exons ATGAGGACAGAAGTGATAGAAGGCAACAACACCAAACCTAGTGCTCCTCTCCTGGCCCAACGATACCCAAGAATGGTCACGAAAGATGGACACAGCACACTACAAATGGATGGTGCCCATGGGAAAGGCCTGGCATACCTAAAAGATGCTTGGGGAATCCTTATGGATATGCGCTGGAGATGGATGATGCTGGtattttctgcttcttttgtcCTCCACTGGCTTGTCTTTGCAGTTCTCTGGTACCTACTAGCAGAAATGAATGGGGATCTGGAGATCGATCATGATTCTCCACCTGAAAACCACACTATTTGTGTAAAGTATATCACAAGCTTtacagctgctttttctttctcaCTGGAGACACAGCTCACTATTGGTTACGGCACAATGTTCCCAAGTGGAGACTGTCCAAGTGCAATTGCCCTACTTGCTATACAAATGGTACTGGGTCTGATGCTGGAGGCCTTCATCACAG gtGCATTTGTAGCAAAAATTGCCCGTCCAAAGAATCGAGCTCTCTCCATCCGGTTCACCTATTCTGCTGTAGTGACACACAAAGAAGGAAAGCCATATCTAATGTTCCAAGTGGCCAATACTCGCCCAAGCCCACTCACCAGTGTTCggatttctgcagttctttatgaAGAACAAGAAAATGGTCAGTTACATCAAACCAGTGTGGATTTCCATCTAGACAGCATCACTTCAGAAGAGTGCCCTTTCTTTATCTTTCCTTTAACCTATTATCATCCCATAACTCCATCTAGCCCTCTAGCCATTCTCCTGCAAAGGGAGGCTCATCAACATTTTGAGCTAGTAGTCTTCCTTTCTGCCACACAAGAGGGCACTGGAGAAACATGCCAGAGGAGGACATCCTATCTTCCATCAGAGATCATATTACACCACCATTTTGCCTCCATGTTGGTTCGAGGTGCTAAAGGGGAATATCAGATCAAGATGGAGAATTTTGACAAGACAATCCCAGAACTTCCAGTTGCAGACTCTAAAAGTTCAAAGAGGACTGACATGGAGATCCGCATCAATGGGCAGCACATTGACAGCTTCCAGATCTGTGAGACTCATCTGACTGAATAG